A genomic window from Denticeps clupeoides chromosome 11, fDenClu1.1, whole genome shotgun sequence includes:
- the nsmfb gene encoding NMDA receptor synaptonuclear signaling and neuronal migration factor isoform X3, with translation MGTAVSKRKNLRNDAISSVAAKVRAARAFGEYLSQNHPENQNGSDHLLSDTFVAQDSPDISRLNNNLQPLYPNPSATSKPSQAQPAHLPLPPTSSKRRLSVERSFSSESETTQHQPSQQKLKGGVETSLKPAQVYTITREGGMLGGRSSEESLELEVLKGGGEQSRPPSHPNGLQQLSVHQPSRNHHRSSHQRGNHSRSSHQPLQSSGSAHNIRDWGGRRGGSREDCTPDCVTCIRPPCTSQRSLDLETSPRDTAKHRKKLDRGFSEDRTSAEEREDNSSSWFPNENMFSFQTATTTMQAISAFRGMADRKRRKREQETALMERNFRKHLRMVGSRRMKAQAFSERKAKSFSRSWSDPTPIKPDSLHDSRDSGDLQTSSGTLDEEVGDEVDWEEEREMERAACEGDDFIPPKIMLISSKVPKAEYVPNIIRRDDPSIIPILYDHEHATFDDILDEVEKKLTAYRKGCKIWNMLIFCQGGPGHLYLLKNKVATFAKVEKEEDMSNFWRRLSRMMSLLNPKPNLIHIMGCYVLGNANGEKLFQNLKRLMRPYSIEFKSPLELSAQGKDMIEMYFDFRLFRLWKTRQHSKLLDYDDLL, from the exons ATGGGAACTGCTGTGTCCAAAAGGAAGAATTTACGGAACGATGCGATATCTTCTGTGGCCGCAAAAGTTCG AGCAGCCAGAGCATTTGGAGAATACCTGTCCCAGAACCATCCAGAGAACCAAAACGGATCAG ACCACCTGCTGTCTGACACCTTCGTGGCCCAAGACTCTCCAGACATCAGTCGCCTCAACAACAACCTGCAACCACTGTACCCCAACCCGTCTGCCACGTCTAAGCCCAGTCAGGCTCAGCCGGCCCACTTGCCACTTCCTCCGACCTCATCAAAGCGGCGCCTGTCCGTTGAGCGAAGTTTTTCATCAGAGAGTGAGACGACGCAGCATCAGCCATCCCAGCAGAAGCTGAAAGGAGGGGTGGAGACCTCCCTCAAGCCCGCCCAGGTATACACCATAACCAGGGAAGGTGGCATGTTGGGTGGCCGCAGCAGTGAGGAGAGCCTGGAGTTGGAGGTGCTGAAGGGGGGCGGGGAACAGTCCCGGCCACCCTCGCACCCCAACGGCCTGCAGCAGCTGTCTGTCCACCAGCCATCCCGCAACCATCACCGCAGCAGCCACCAGCGAGGAAACCACAGCCGCTCCAGTCACCAGCCCCTGCAGAGCTCAGGCAGCGCCCACAACATCCGGGACTGGGGTGGGCGGAGGGGGGGCTCCCGGGAGGACTGCACTCCGGACTGCGTGACCTGCATCCGTCCGCCCTGCACCAGCCAGCGCTCCTTGGACCTGGAGACCTCGCCACGGGACACCGCCAAGCATCGTAAGAAGCTGGACAGGGGCTTCAGTGAGGATCGGACCAGTGCGGAGGAGAGAG AGGACAACAGTAGCAGCTGGTTTCCGAACGAGAACATGTTCAGCTTCCAGACGGCCACCACCACGATGCAAGC AATATC GGCTTTCCGGGGCATGGCTGATcgaaagagaaggaaaagagaGCAAGAGACCGCCCTGATGGAGAG aaatTTCCGGAAGCACCTGAGAATGGTGGGGAGCCGGCGAATGAAAGCCCAGG CCTTCTCCGAGCGCAAAGCCAAGAGTTTCAGCCGCTCCTGGAGTGACCCCACCCCCATCAAGCCTGATTCTCTACACGACTCTAGAGACA GTGGGGACCTGCAGACATCCTCTGGTACTCTGGATGAGGAAGTAGGTGACGAGGTGGActgggaggaagagagggagatggagagagctGCCTGTGAAGGGGATGACTTCATTCCTCCCAAAATCATG CTGATTTCATCCAAGGTTCCAAAGGCAGAGTATGTGCCCAACATCATTCGCCGAGATGATCCCTCAATCATCCCCATCCTTTAT GATCATGAGCATGCTACGTTTGATGATATTCTTG ATGAGGTAGAGAAGAAGCTGACCGCCTACAGAAAAGGCTGTAAGATTTGGAACATGCTCATTTTCTGTCAG GGTGGGCCTGGACACCTGTACTTGCTGAAGAACAAAGTGGCAACGTTTGCCAAGGTAGAGAAAGAAGAGGACATGAGCAA TTTCTGGCGCAGGCTGAGCAGGATGATGAGTTTGCTGAACCCCAAGCCTAACCTCATTCATATTATGGGCTGCTACGTGCTGGGCAATGCTAATGGGGAGAAG CTGTTCCAGAACCTGAAGAGGCTGATGAGGCCATACTCCATTGAATTTAAGTCCCCGCTGGAGTTGTCTGCACAGG GAAAGGACATGATTGAGATGTACTTTGACTTCCGTCTTTTTCGCCTATGGAAGACTCGTCAGCACTCCAAGCTGCTTGATTATGATGACCTTTTGTGA
- the nsmfb gene encoding NMDA receptor synaptonuclear signaling and neuronal migration factor isoform X10 — MGTAVSKRKNLRNDAISSVAAKVRAARAFGEYLSQNHPENQNGSDHLLSDTFVAQDSPDISRLNNNLQPLYPNPSATSKPSQAQPAHLPLPPTSSKRRLSVERSFSSESETTQHQPSQQKLKGGVETSLKPAQVYTITREGGMLGGRSSEESLELEVLKGGGEQSRPPSHPNGLQQLSVHQPSRNHHRSSHQRGNHSRSSHQPLQSSGSAHNIRDWGGRRGGSREDCTPDCVTCIRPPCTSQRSLDLETSPRDTAKHRKKLDRGFSEDRTSAEEREDNSSSWFPNENMFSFQTATTTMQAISNFRKHLRMVGSRRMKAQGGDLQTSSGTLDEEVGDEVDWEEEREMERAACEGDDFIPPKIMLISSKVPKAEYVPNIIRRDDPSIIPILYDHEHATFDDILDEVEKKLTAYRKGCKIWNMLIFCQGGPGHLYLLKNKVATFAKVEKEEDMSNFWRRLSRMMSLLNPKPNLIHIMGCYVLGNANGEKLFQNLKRLMRPYSIEFKSPLELSAQGKDMIEMYFDFRLFRLWKTRQHSKLLDYDDLL, encoded by the exons ATGGGAACTGCTGTGTCCAAAAGGAAGAATTTACGGAACGATGCGATATCTTCTGTGGCCGCAAAAGTTCG AGCAGCCAGAGCATTTGGAGAATACCTGTCCCAGAACCATCCAGAGAACCAAAACGGATCAG ACCACCTGCTGTCTGACACCTTCGTGGCCCAAGACTCTCCAGACATCAGTCGCCTCAACAACAACCTGCAACCACTGTACCCCAACCCGTCTGCCACGTCTAAGCCCAGTCAGGCTCAGCCGGCCCACTTGCCACTTCCTCCGACCTCATCAAAGCGGCGCCTGTCCGTTGAGCGAAGTTTTTCATCAGAGAGTGAGACGACGCAGCATCAGCCATCCCAGCAGAAGCTGAAAGGAGGGGTGGAGACCTCCCTCAAGCCCGCCCAGGTATACACCATAACCAGGGAAGGTGGCATGTTGGGTGGCCGCAGCAGTGAGGAGAGCCTGGAGTTGGAGGTGCTGAAGGGGGGCGGGGAACAGTCCCGGCCACCCTCGCACCCCAACGGCCTGCAGCAGCTGTCTGTCCACCAGCCATCCCGCAACCATCACCGCAGCAGCCACCAGCGAGGAAACCACAGCCGCTCCAGTCACCAGCCCCTGCAGAGCTCAGGCAGCGCCCACAACATCCGGGACTGGGGTGGGCGGAGGGGGGGCTCCCGGGAGGACTGCACTCCGGACTGCGTGACCTGCATCCGTCCGCCCTGCACCAGCCAGCGCTCCTTGGACCTGGAGACCTCGCCACGGGACACCGCCAAGCATCGTAAGAAGCTGGACAGGGGCTTCAGTGAGGATCGGACCAGTGCGGAGGAGAGAG AGGACAACAGTAGCAGCTGGTTTCCGAACGAGAACATGTTCAGCTTCCAGACGGCCACCACCACGATGCAAGC AATATC aaatTTCCGGAAGCACCTGAGAATGGTGGGGAGCCGGCGAATGAAAGCCCAGG GTGGGGACCTGCAGACATCCTCTGGTACTCTGGATGAGGAAGTAGGTGACGAGGTGGActgggaggaagagagggagatggagagagctGCCTGTGAAGGGGATGACTTCATTCCTCCCAAAATCATG CTGATTTCATCCAAGGTTCCAAAGGCAGAGTATGTGCCCAACATCATTCGCCGAGATGATCCCTCAATCATCCCCATCCTTTAT GATCATGAGCATGCTACGTTTGATGATATTCTTG ATGAGGTAGAGAAGAAGCTGACCGCCTACAGAAAAGGCTGTAAGATTTGGAACATGCTCATTTTCTGTCAG GGTGGGCCTGGACACCTGTACTTGCTGAAGAACAAAGTGGCAACGTTTGCCAAGGTAGAGAAAGAAGAGGACATGAGCAA TTTCTGGCGCAGGCTGAGCAGGATGATGAGTTTGCTGAACCCCAAGCCTAACCTCATTCATATTATGGGCTGCTACGTGCTGGGCAATGCTAATGGGGAGAAG CTGTTCCAGAACCTGAAGAGGCTGATGAGGCCATACTCCATTGAATTTAAGTCCCCGCTGGAGTTGTCTGCACAGG GAAAGGACATGATTGAGATGTACTTTGACTTCCGTCTTTTTCGCCTATGGAAGACTCGTCAGCACTCCAAGCTGCTTGATTATGATGACCTTTTGTGA
- the nsmfb gene encoding NMDA receptor synaptonuclear signaling and neuronal migration factor isoform X8, translating into MGTAVSKRKNLRNDAISSVAAKVRAARAFGEYLSQNHPENQNGSDHLLSDTFVAQDSPDISRLNNNLQPLYPNPSATSKPSQAQPAHLPLPPTSSKRRLSVERSFSSESETTQHQPSQQKLKGGVETSLKPAQVYTITREGGMLGGRSSEESLELEVLKGGGEQSRPPSHPNGLQQLSVHQPSRNHHRSSHQRGNHSRSSHQPLQSSGSAHNIRDWGGRRGGSREDCTPDCVTCIRPPCTSQRSLDLETSPRDTAKHRKKLDRGFSEDRTSAEEREDNSSSWFPNENMFSFQTATTTMQAISAFRGMADRKRRKREQETALMERNFRKHLRMVGSRRMKAQGGDLQTSSGTLDEEVGDEVDWEEEREMERAACEGDDFIPPKIMLISSKVPKAEYVPNIIRRDDPSIIPILYDHEHATFDDILDEVEKKLTAYRKGCKIWNMLIFCQGGPGHLYLLKNKVATFAKVEKEEDMSNFWRRLSRMMSLLNPKPNLIHIMGCYVLGNANGEKLFQNLKRLMRPYSIEFKSPLELSAQGKDMIEMYFDFRLFRLWKTRQHSKLLDYDDLL; encoded by the exons ATGGGAACTGCTGTGTCCAAAAGGAAGAATTTACGGAACGATGCGATATCTTCTGTGGCCGCAAAAGTTCG AGCAGCCAGAGCATTTGGAGAATACCTGTCCCAGAACCATCCAGAGAACCAAAACGGATCAG ACCACCTGCTGTCTGACACCTTCGTGGCCCAAGACTCTCCAGACATCAGTCGCCTCAACAACAACCTGCAACCACTGTACCCCAACCCGTCTGCCACGTCTAAGCCCAGTCAGGCTCAGCCGGCCCACTTGCCACTTCCTCCGACCTCATCAAAGCGGCGCCTGTCCGTTGAGCGAAGTTTTTCATCAGAGAGTGAGACGACGCAGCATCAGCCATCCCAGCAGAAGCTGAAAGGAGGGGTGGAGACCTCCCTCAAGCCCGCCCAGGTATACACCATAACCAGGGAAGGTGGCATGTTGGGTGGCCGCAGCAGTGAGGAGAGCCTGGAGTTGGAGGTGCTGAAGGGGGGCGGGGAACAGTCCCGGCCACCCTCGCACCCCAACGGCCTGCAGCAGCTGTCTGTCCACCAGCCATCCCGCAACCATCACCGCAGCAGCCACCAGCGAGGAAACCACAGCCGCTCCAGTCACCAGCCCCTGCAGAGCTCAGGCAGCGCCCACAACATCCGGGACTGGGGTGGGCGGAGGGGGGGCTCCCGGGAGGACTGCACTCCGGACTGCGTGACCTGCATCCGTCCGCCCTGCACCAGCCAGCGCTCCTTGGACCTGGAGACCTCGCCACGGGACACCGCCAAGCATCGTAAGAAGCTGGACAGGGGCTTCAGTGAGGATCGGACCAGTGCGGAGGAGAGAG AGGACAACAGTAGCAGCTGGTTTCCGAACGAGAACATGTTCAGCTTCCAGACGGCCACCACCACGATGCAAGC AATATC GGCTTTCCGGGGCATGGCTGATcgaaagagaaggaaaagagaGCAAGAGACCGCCCTGATGGAGAG aaatTTCCGGAAGCACCTGAGAATGGTGGGGAGCCGGCGAATGAAAGCCCAGG GTGGGGACCTGCAGACATCCTCTGGTACTCTGGATGAGGAAGTAGGTGACGAGGTGGActgggaggaagagagggagatggagagagctGCCTGTGAAGGGGATGACTTCATTCCTCCCAAAATCATG CTGATTTCATCCAAGGTTCCAAAGGCAGAGTATGTGCCCAACATCATTCGCCGAGATGATCCCTCAATCATCCCCATCCTTTAT GATCATGAGCATGCTACGTTTGATGATATTCTTG ATGAGGTAGAGAAGAAGCTGACCGCCTACAGAAAAGGCTGTAAGATTTGGAACATGCTCATTTTCTGTCAG GGTGGGCCTGGACACCTGTACTTGCTGAAGAACAAAGTGGCAACGTTTGCCAAGGTAGAGAAAGAAGAGGACATGAGCAA TTTCTGGCGCAGGCTGAGCAGGATGATGAGTTTGCTGAACCCCAAGCCTAACCTCATTCATATTATGGGCTGCTACGTGCTGGGCAATGCTAATGGGGAGAAG CTGTTCCAGAACCTGAAGAGGCTGATGAGGCCATACTCCATTGAATTTAAGTCCCCGCTGGAGTTGTCTGCACAGG GAAAGGACATGATTGAGATGTACTTTGACTTCCGTCTTTTTCGCCTATGGAAGACTCGTCAGCACTCCAAGCTGCTTGATTATGATGACCTTTTGTGA
- the nsmfb gene encoding NMDA receptor synaptonuclear signaling and neuronal migration factor isoform X5: protein MGTAVSKRKNLRNDAISSVAAKVRAARAFGEYLSQNHPENQNGSDHLLSDTFVAQDSPDISRLNNNLQPLYPNPSATSKPSQAQPAHLPLPPTSSKRRLSVERSFSSESETTQHQPSQQKLKGGVETSLKPAQVYTITREGGMLGGRSSEESLELEVLKGGGEQSRPPSHPNGLQQLSVHQPSRNHHRSSHQRGNHSRSSHQPLQSSGSAHNIRDWGGRRGGSREDCTPDCVTCIRPPCTSQRSLDLETSPRDTAKHRKKLDRGFSEDRTSAEEREDNSSSWFPNENMFSFQTATTTMQAISNFRKHLRMVGSRRMKAQGELPAFSERKAKSFSRSWSDPTPIKPDSLHDSRDSGDLQTSSGTLDEEVGDEVDWEEEREMERAACEGDDFIPPKIMLISSKVPKAEYVPNIIRRDDPSIIPILYDHEHATFDDILDEVEKKLTAYRKGCKIWNMLIFCQGGPGHLYLLKNKVATFAKVEKEEDMSNFWRRLSRMMSLLNPKPNLIHIMGCYVLGNANGEKLFQNLKRLMRPYSIEFKSPLELSAQGKDMIEMYFDFRLFRLWKTRQHSKLLDYDDLL from the exons ATGGGAACTGCTGTGTCCAAAAGGAAGAATTTACGGAACGATGCGATATCTTCTGTGGCCGCAAAAGTTCG AGCAGCCAGAGCATTTGGAGAATACCTGTCCCAGAACCATCCAGAGAACCAAAACGGATCAG ACCACCTGCTGTCTGACACCTTCGTGGCCCAAGACTCTCCAGACATCAGTCGCCTCAACAACAACCTGCAACCACTGTACCCCAACCCGTCTGCCACGTCTAAGCCCAGTCAGGCTCAGCCGGCCCACTTGCCACTTCCTCCGACCTCATCAAAGCGGCGCCTGTCCGTTGAGCGAAGTTTTTCATCAGAGAGTGAGACGACGCAGCATCAGCCATCCCAGCAGAAGCTGAAAGGAGGGGTGGAGACCTCCCTCAAGCCCGCCCAGGTATACACCATAACCAGGGAAGGTGGCATGTTGGGTGGCCGCAGCAGTGAGGAGAGCCTGGAGTTGGAGGTGCTGAAGGGGGGCGGGGAACAGTCCCGGCCACCCTCGCACCCCAACGGCCTGCAGCAGCTGTCTGTCCACCAGCCATCCCGCAACCATCACCGCAGCAGCCACCAGCGAGGAAACCACAGCCGCTCCAGTCACCAGCCCCTGCAGAGCTCAGGCAGCGCCCACAACATCCGGGACTGGGGTGGGCGGAGGGGGGGCTCCCGGGAGGACTGCACTCCGGACTGCGTGACCTGCATCCGTCCGCCCTGCACCAGCCAGCGCTCCTTGGACCTGGAGACCTCGCCACGGGACACCGCCAAGCATCGTAAGAAGCTGGACAGGGGCTTCAGTGAGGATCGGACCAGTGCGGAGGAGAGAG AGGACAACAGTAGCAGCTGGTTTCCGAACGAGAACATGTTCAGCTTCCAGACGGCCACCACCACGATGCAAGC AATATC aaatTTCCGGAAGCACCTGAGAATGGTGGGGAGCCGGCGAATGAAAGCCCAGGGTGAGTTGCCAG CCTTCTCCGAGCGCAAAGCCAAGAGTTTCAGCCGCTCCTGGAGTGACCCCACCCCCATCAAGCCTGATTCTCTACACGACTCTAGAGACA GTGGGGACCTGCAGACATCCTCTGGTACTCTGGATGAGGAAGTAGGTGACGAGGTGGActgggaggaagagagggagatggagagagctGCCTGTGAAGGGGATGACTTCATTCCTCCCAAAATCATG CTGATTTCATCCAAGGTTCCAAAGGCAGAGTATGTGCCCAACATCATTCGCCGAGATGATCCCTCAATCATCCCCATCCTTTAT GATCATGAGCATGCTACGTTTGATGATATTCTTG ATGAGGTAGAGAAGAAGCTGACCGCCTACAGAAAAGGCTGTAAGATTTGGAACATGCTCATTTTCTGTCAG GGTGGGCCTGGACACCTGTACTTGCTGAAGAACAAAGTGGCAACGTTTGCCAAGGTAGAGAAAGAAGAGGACATGAGCAA TTTCTGGCGCAGGCTGAGCAGGATGATGAGTTTGCTGAACCCCAAGCCTAACCTCATTCATATTATGGGCTGCTACGTGCTGGGCAATGCTAATGGGGAGAAG CTGTTCCAGAACCTGAAGAGGCTGATGAGGCCATACTCCATTGAATTTAAGTCCCCGCTGGAGTTGTCTGCACAGG GAAAGGACATGATTGAGATGTACTTTGACTTCCGTCTTTTTCGCCTATGGAAGACTCGTCAGCACTCCAAGCTGCTTGATTATGATGACCTTTTGTGA
- the nsmfb gene encoding NMDA receptor synaptonuclear signaling and neuronal migration factor isoform X7, producing the protein MGTAVSKRKNLRNDAISSVAAKVRAARAFGEYLSQNHPENQNGSDHLLSDTFVAQDSPDISRLNNNLQPLYPNPSATSKPSQAQPAHLPLPPTSSKRRLSVERSFSSESETTQHQPSQQKLKGGVETSLKPAQVYTITREGGMLGGRSSEESLELEVLKGGGEQSRPPSHPNGLQQLSVHQPSRNHHRSSHQRGNHSRSSHQPLQSSGSAHNIRDWGGRRGGSREDCTPDCVTCIRPPCTSQRSLDLETSPRDTAKHRKKLDRGFSEDRTSAEEREDNSSSWFPNENMFSFQTATTTMQANFRKHLRMVGSRRMKAQAFSERKAKSFSRSWSDPTPIKPDSLHDSRDSGDLQTSSGTLDEEVGDEVDWEEEREMERAACEGDDFIPPKIMLISSKVPKAEYVPNIIRRDDPSIIPILYDHEHATFDDILDEVEKKLTAYRKGCKIWNMLIFCQGGPGHLYLLKNKVATFAKVEKEEDMSNFWRRLSRMMSLLNPKPNLIHIMGCYVLGNANGEKLFQNLKRLMRPYSIEFKSPLELSAQGKDMIEMYFDFRLFRLWKTRQHSKLLDYDDLL; encoded by the exons ATGGGAACTGCTGTGTCCAAAAGGAAGAATTTACGGAACGATGCGATATCTTCTGTGGCCGCAAAAGTTCG AGCAGCCAGAGCATTTGGAGAATACCTGTCCCAGAACCATCCAGAGAACCAAAACGGATCAG ACCACCTGCTGTCTGACACCTTCGTGGCCCAAGACTCTCCAGACATCAGTCGCCTCAACAACAACCTGCAACCACTGTACCCCAACCCGTCTGCCACGTCTAAGCCCAGTCAGGCTCAGCCGGCCCACTTGCCACTTCCTCCGACCTCATCAAAGCGGCGCCTGTCCGTTGAGCGAAGTTTTTCATCAGAGAGTGAGACGACGCAGCATCAGCCATCCCAGCAGAAGCTGAAAGGAGGGGTGGAGACCTCCCTCAAGCCCGCCCAGGTATACACCATAACCAGGGAAGGTGGCATGTTGGGTGGCCGCAGCAGTGAGGAGAGCCTGGAGTTGGAGGTGCTGAAGGGGGGCGGGGAACAGTCCCGGCCACCCTCGCACCCCAACGGCCTGCAGCAGCTGTCTGTCCACCAGCCATCCCGCAACCATCACCGCAGCAGCCACCAGCGAGGAAACCACAGCCGCTCCAGTCACCAGCCCCTGCAGAGCTCAGGCAGCGCCCACAACATCCGGGACTGGGGTGGGCGGAGGGGGGGCTCCCGGGAGGACTGCACTCCGGACTGCGTGACCTGCATCCGTCCGCCCTGCACCAGCCAGCGCTCCTTGGACCTGGAGACCTCGCCACGGGACACCGCCAAGCATCGTAAGAAGCTGGACAGGGGCTTCAGTGAGGATCGGACCAGTGCGGAGGAGAGAG AGGACAACAGTAGCAGCTGGTTTCCGAACGAGAACATGTTCAGCTTCCAGACGGCCACCACCACGATGCAAGC aaatTTCCGGAAGCACCTGAGAATGGTGGGGAGCCGGCGAATGAAAGCCCAGG CCTTCTCCGAGCGCAAAGCCAAGAGTTTCAGCCGCTCCTGGAGTGACCCCACCCCCATCAAGCCTGATTCTCTACACGACTCTAGAGACA GTGGGGACCTGCAGACATCCTCTGGTACTCTGGATGAGGAAGTAGGTGACGAGGTGGActgggaggaagagagggagatggagagagctGCCTGTGAAGGGGATGACTTCATTCCTCCCAAAATCATG CTGATTTCATCCAAGGTTCCAAAGGCAGAGTATGTGCCCAACATCATTCGCCGAGATGATCCCTCAATCATCCCCATCCTTTAT GATCATGAGCATGCTACGTTTGATGATATTCTTG ATGAGGTAGAGAAGAAGCTGACCGCCTACAGAAAAGGCTGTAAGATTTGGAACATGCTCATTTTCTGTCAG GGTGGGCCTGGACACCTGTACTTGCTGAAGAACAAAGTGGCAACGTTTGCCAAGGTAGAGAAAGAAGAGGACATGAGCAA TTTCTGGCGCAGGCTGAGCAGGATGATGAGTTTGCTGAACCCCAAGCCTAACCTCATTCATATTATGGGCTGCTACGTGCTGGGCAATGCTAATGGGGAGAAG CTGTTCCAGAACCTGAAGAGGCTGATGAGGCCATACTCCATTGAATTTAAGTCCCCGCTGGAGTTGTCTGCACAGG GAAAGGACATGATTGAGATGTACTTTGACTTCCGTCTTTTTCGCCTATGGAAGACTCGTCAGCACTCCAAGCTGCTTGATTATGATGACCTTTTGTGA
- the nsmfb gene encoding NMDA receptor synaptonuclear signaling and neuronal migration factor isoform X6, with product MGTAVSKRKNLRNDAISSVAAKVRAARAFGEYLSQNHPENQNGSDHLLSDTFVAQDSPDISRLNNNLQPLYPNPSATSKPSQAQPAHLPLPPTSSKRRLSVERSFSSESETTQHQPSQQKLKGGVETSLKPAQVYTITREGGMLGGRSSEESLELEVLKGGGEQSRPPSHPNGLQQLSVHQPSRNHHRSSHQRGNHSRSSHQPLQSSGSAHNIRDWGGRRGGSREDCTPDCVTCIRPPCTSQRSLDLETSPRDTAKHRKKLDRGFSEDRTSAEEREDNSSSWFPNENMFSFQTATTTMQAISNFRKHLRMVGSRRMKAQAFSERKAKSFSRSWSDPTPIKPDSLHDSRDSGDLQTSSGTLDEEVGDEVDWEEEREMERAACEGDDFIPPKIMLISSKVPKAEYVPNIIRRDDPSIIPILYDHEHATFDDILDEVEKKLTAYRKGCKIWNMLIFCQGGPGHLYLLKNKVATFAKVEKEEDMSNFWRRLSRMMSLLNPKPNLIHIMGCYVLGNANGEKLFQNLKRLMRPYSIEFKSPLELSAQGKDMIEMYFDFRLFRLWKTRQHSKLLDYDDLL from the exons ATGGGAACTGCTGTGTCCAAAAGGAAGAATTTACGGAACGATGCGATATCTTCTGTGGCCGCAAAAGTTCG AGCAGCCAGAGCATTTGGAGAATACCTGTCCCAGAACCATCCAGAGAACCAAAACGGATCAG ACCACCTGCTGTCTGACACCTTCGTGGCCCAAGACTCTCCAGACATCAGTCGCCTCAACAACAACCTGCAACCACTGTACCCCAACCCGTCTGCCACGTCTAAGCCCAGTCAGGCTCAGCCGGCCCACTTGCCACTTCCTCCGACCTCATCAAAGCGGCGCCTGTCCGTTGAGCGAAGTTTTTCATCAGAGAGTGAGACGACGCAGCATCAGCCATCCCAGCAGAAGCTGAAAGGAGGGGTGGAGACCTCCCTCAAGCCCGCCCAGGTATACACCATAACCAGGGAAGGTGGCATGTTGGGTGGCCGCAGCAGTGAGGAGAGCCTGGAGTTGGAGGTGCTGAAGGGGGGCGGGGAACAGTCCCGGCCACCCTCGCACCCCAACGGCCTGCAGCAGCTGTCTGTCCACCAGCCATCCCGCAACCATCACCGCAGCAGCCACCAGCGAGGAAACCACAGCCGCTCCAGTCACCAGCCCCTGCAGAGCTCAGGCAGCGCCCACAACATCCGGGACTGGGGTGGGCGGAGGGGGGGCTCCCGGGAGGACTGCACTCCGGACTGCGTGACCTGCATCCGTCCGCCCTGCACCAGCCAGCGCTCCTTGGACCTGGAGACCTCGCCACGGGACACCGCCAAGCATCGTAAGAAGCTGGACAGGGGCTTCAGTGAGGATCGGACCAGTGCGGAGGAGAGAG AGGACAACAGTAGCAGCTGGTTTCCGAACGAGAACATGTTCAGCTTCCAGACGGCCACCACCACGATGCAAGC AATATC aaatTTCCGGAAGCACCTGAGAATGGTGGGGAGCCGGCGAATGAAAGCCCAGG CCTTCTCCGAGCGCAAAGCCAAGAGTTTCAGCCGCTCCTGGAGTGACCCCACCCCCATCAAGCCTGATTCTCTACACGACTCTAGAGACA GTGGGGACCTGCAGACATCCTCTGGTACTCTGGATGAGGAAGTAGGTGACGAGGTGGActgggaggaagagagggagatggagagagctGCCTGTGAAGGGGATGACTTCATTCCTCCCAAAATCATG CTGATTTCATCCAAGGTTCCAAAGGCAGAGTATGTGCCCAACATCATTCGCCGAGATGATCCCTCAATCATCCCCATCCTTTAT GATCATGAGCATGCTACGTTTGATGATATTCTTG ATGAGGTAGAGAAGAAGCTGACCGCCTACAGAAAAGGCTGTAAGATTTGGAACATGCTCATTTTCTGTCAG GGTGGGCCTGGACACCTGTACTTGCTGAAGAACAAAGTGGCAACGTTTGCCAAGGTAGAGAAAGAAGAGGACATGAGCAA TTTCTGGCGCAGGCTGAGCAGGATGATGAGTTTGCTGAACCCCAAGCCTAACCTCATTCATATTATGGGCTGCTACGTGCTGGGCAATGCTAATGGGGAGAAG CTGTTCCAGAACCTGAAGAGGCTGATGAGGCCATACTCCATTGAATTTAAGTCCCCGCTGGAGTTGTCTGCACAGG GAAAGGACATGATTGAGATGTACTTTGACTTCCGTCTTTTTCGCCTATGGAAGACTCGTCAGCACTCCAAGCTGCTTGATTATGATGACCTTTTGTGA